CTTGGCAGCAACCAGACCTTCAGCGGTGGAGCGGCCTTCACGCTTTGTAGCGCCCTTCAGGCCCTTGATGCGGATGATCTCGATGGCCTTCTCGGCGTCACCGTTGGCTTCGTCAAGAGCCTTCTTGACATCCATCATGCCGGCGCCGGTGCGCTCGCGCAGAGCCTTGATATCAGCGGCAGTGTAGTTCGCCATGTGAACCCCTCTGTCTAGAAATTTATGTGGTGTACGGACTGACAGGACGGCAGCCCACCGGGTGAGCCGCCATCCTGTCAGTAACCCCGATGCTGCGGACAGCGCCGGGGAAGTCCGGATTTACTCTTCTTTACTTTTCTGCGTCTGCGACGGGAGCCTCGGCAGCAGCCGGTGCTTCCTCTGCAAGGGGAGCCTCGGCAGCAGCCGGTGCTTCCTCTGCAACCGGAGCTTCGTCAGCAGCCGGTGCTTCAGCGACCGGAGCCGCCTCTGCGGCGGGAGCAGCCGGTGCATCTTCAGACTTGCTGCCCTCGAGAAGCTCGCGCTCCCACTCGGCCAGGGGTTCTTCCGGAGCTTCCGTGGTGCCGGTTGCACGCTGGTTGCGGGCGATGAGGCCCTCTGCAACGGCGTCAGCAACAACGCGGGTCAGCAGGTTCACGGAGCGGATGGCGTCGTCGTTGCCCGGGATCGGGAAGTCAACCTCGTCCGGATCGCAGTTGGTGTCCAGGATGGCAACAACCGGGATGTTCAGCTTCTTGGCTTCGTCAACAGCAAGGTGTTCCTTCTTGGTGTCAACGATCCACAGCACGGAGGGCGCCTTGGTGAGGTTGCGGATACCACCGAGGTTGGTTTCCAGCTTGGTGAGTTCGCGGCGAAGGAGCAGCAGTTCCTTCTTGGTGTAAGCCGAGCCGGCGACGTCGTCGAAGTCGATCTCTTCGAGTTCCTTCATACGCTGGATGCGCTTGGAGACCGTTTGGAAGTTGGTCAGCATACCGCCGAGCCAGCGCTGGTTGACGTACGGCTGGCCCACGCGGGTAGCCTGCTCAGCGATTGATTCCTGTGCCTGCTTCTTGGTGCCGACGAACAAGACAGTGCCGCCGTGTGCAACGGTGGCCTTGACGAACTCGAAGGCGCGGTCGATGTAGGACAGCGACTGCTGCAGGTCAATGATGTAGATGCCGTTGCGCTCCGTAAAGATGAATCGCTTCATCTTCGGGTTCCAACGACGGGTCTGGTGTCCAAAGTGGACGCCGCTGTCAAGCAGCTGGCGCATAGTTACGACGGGCATATGCCGACGCTCCTTCCGGCAGGTCATTCATGAGAGAGCCCATGGCTCTCTTACCCTGCCAATAGTTGACGGTTACTTAGCCGCGCCCAGGCGGGCACAGCTCCTGGCATCCATTGCACTTCTCATCAGGACTGTTTCCGGTCCGGACCGCAAGAGGCACAATCCTCCTCAGCAGGAAGCCGCATGGCTTCAAAGTTGGAGGGCTGGATACGCGTAGTCAGCTGCTGCTCCCCCGCACCTCTGAATGAGACGTGCTGACGTGAATCCGATGACCCGGAATACGTTGAGGGCACAGCAAACTGCTCCACCAAGTGTACTACAGGGCCCCCGCCCTGACGGACCGGACCCAGGCACGTCCCGGAGGTTTTCCACATAGGTGCACACGCCACTTTCGAACGCCGTGCTGCGGGGCGAGGCTGGGGGAATGAAAGTTTCCGCCCTGCTATCCGCGCTGCTGCTGGCTACCGCCGCCGCAGCCCCGACTGCCCATGCGTCGAGCAGCATGCCGCAGGGCTCCGCGGCCTTGCCTGCCGCGGCAGAGACCACCGACGCCCGGGCGCCGTGGAGCTGGCCGCTCTCGCCCAGACCCGAAGTGCTTCGCCCGTTCGACCCTCCGGACAAGCCCTGGATGAGCGGCCACCGCGGCGTGGACCTTTGGGCAGCGCACGACGGCGCCGCGGTCACCGCTCCGGAGTCCGGCACCGTGAGCTTCGTGGGGGTAGTGGTGGACCGGCCCGTGATCACGATCGACCACGGCAACGGCCTGCGCAGCAGTTTCGAGCCAGTGCACAGCAGCCTTACAGCCGGGACGGTTGTTGCCAGGGGCCAGGAGATCGGCACACTGATAGCCGGGCATTGCGCCGTACCGGCATGCGTCCACTGGGGTGTCCGCCGCGGCGATGAGTACGTCAATCCGCTGCAGTTCGTGCTGGACCTGCGGCCGTCCATCCTGCTTCCGCTCGAGGCGGCTTCAGGACCAGACTAGACGATCGCCGAGATCCCGGTGATGGCCCGGCCGGTCACCAGCGTGTTGACCTCGTGAGTGCCCTCGTAGGAGTAAATGGCCTCCGCATCCGAGAAGATCTTCGCCATTTCGAAGTCGGTCACGATCCCGTTGCCGCCAAGGAGGCTGCGGCCCATGGCCACACTCTCCCGCATGCGGGCGGTGGTGAACGCCTTGGCCAGTGCCGACTGTTCATCCTTGGCCTGCCCGAGGTCCTCCAGCTGCGACAGCCGCACCATCATGCCCATGGAGCTGACGGCATTGCCCAGCATCTGGACCAGCTGGCTCTGCACCAACTGGAAGGAGGCCAGAGGGCGCCCGAACTGGTGACGATCCACGGCATAGCGGCGGGCGACGTCAAAAGCGGCGAGCTGCTGGCCGACGGCCTGCCAGGCAACGGCGAGGCGCGTGACCTTGAGGACCTTATTGGCGTCTCGGAAGCTGTTGGCATTGGCCAGTTTGAAGAAGTCCGGAACCACCACGTTTTCGAGCGTGATGTCGGCGTTCTGTACGGTGCGCAGCGAAATCTTGTTTTCGATCTTGGTGGCACTGAAGCCGGCCAGTTTGGTGTCCACCAGGAAACCCTTGACCTGGTTGTCTGCGAGGTCCCGCGCGTAAATAACAACCCAGTCCGAGAACGTGGCATTGCCGATCCAGCGCTTGGCTCCGTTCAGGATCCAGTGGTTTCCGTCGCGCTGGGCGGTGGTGCGCGTTCCGCCGGCAACGTCAGATCCCCCCAGCGGCTCGGTGAGGCCGAACGCGCCGATCTTCTTGAGCGAATAGATGTCCGGCAGCCAGGCATCCTGCTGTTCCTGCGAAGCGAGAGCCTCGATGGAGCCGGTGAACAGTCCGTCGTGAACACCCATGAAGGTGGCGATCGACGTATCCGCCCGGGTGACCTCGGCGTGGACCAGTCCGGCAAAGAGGTTGGAGTAGCCCTGGCGCTTCACGGGGCTGACCAGGTCAATTTCTGCCAGTTTGGGAATGAGGTCCATGGGGAATTCGCCACGGTTCCAGCAGTCAACCGCAATGGGCTTGACCTCGCGGGCAAGGAACGCGCGGATCTCCGCCAGCCTGTCCTTCTCCTTCTGGCTGAGCAGTTGCTCGAAGGCGAAGAAGTCGCCGTCGGCGTAGGGAAGGCTATTGATGTCGATAGCAGCTTTGGACATGATGTTCCTTCGCATGTGATCAGCAGTGACCAAGAGGTCCCGGCATAGGGCCGGCGGTAAGTTACTCATGGGTAACATACCGCAGTCCGTCCGGAGGCTGCAACTGCCGAGCCACGGACAGAGGGCCCGAACATGGAAAGAGCCGCAGCCGACGTTCGAAACGTCAGCCACGGCTCCTCCACGATCCTGCTTGGAACGGTAGGGCTACTCGGACTTGAACCGAGGACCTTAGGATTATGAGTCCCGCGCTCTAACCAGCTGAGCTATAGCCCCGTGCGCCCTGCCCGGACCGGCTCAAACCGGAGCCATTCCGTTGCGGGGCAAAAACACTCTAGCAATAGTAATCGCCAGAGGCGTGCCAATTCGCATGGATCTGGTCCCTGCGTCGCCCGACGGCCGTTCAGACCACCATGTCGTCGTAGCTGGCGCCACGGTACAGGTCCTCGAACGTCTGGAGGGTCCTTTCGATGCTGTGGGGTTCCACCATCCGCCGGCTTGCTTCTCCCATGGCGGCCAGATCGGCGGCAGGCAGTTGAAGGATCCGCGTTATCTTGGAGGCGAGGTCATTGCTGTCGTTTGGTATAAACAGGTAGCCGTTTTCGCCGTCGCGCACGAGGTGCGGCAGCGCCATGGCGTCGGCGAGCACCACCGGCGTGGATGCAGACATGGCTTCCAGAGTGACCAGTGACTGCAGCTCGGCGGTTCCCGGCATGCAGAACAAATCCGCCTTGATGTAGGCCTCCCTCAGGTCCTCATCGCTCGCCAGGCCAAGGAACCTCACGCGGTCCTGAAGCCCCAGGCATGCAACCTGCGCCTCGAGGGCAGGACGCACCTCCCCGCCGCCTACGATTTCCAGGTGGACGTTCAGCTCTGCGGGTGTCCTGGCAACGGCATTGATCAGCACATCCACATGCTTCTCTTCAGCCAAACGGCCGGCAAACATCACCGTGGGTTTGACATGGCGGTCTATGACCTCGCCAGCCCGCCGCTCATATGCCGAGGCATCGATCCCGTTGGAGAGCGGCAGCACCTTGCGCAGGAAGGCATGCTGGTGCATTGCTTTGGCGGCCAGGGGCGTCGGTGTTGTCACAACATCTGCCTGGCCCATGACCTTGCCCATGTCCTTCCAGGAGATCCGGCCCACAATATCCTTGAACCACTGCGGGAACGGCAGGAAAGGGTTCAGGTTTTCCGGCATGAAGTGGTTAGTGGCCACAACCCTGATGCCACGCTTCACGGCCTCGTACAGGACCTGCTCGCCGATCATGTAGTGGCTCTGGATGTGCACAACGTCCGGCTTGATGCGGTCGAAGAGGAGGCTGATGTCCTTCTTGATTTCCCACGGGAAGCAGATCCGGAAGTACTCGTGCGTAAACACCCCGTGCGAACGGAGCCGGTGCACGGTGGCCTCGGAGCGGAACTCCGTAAAGGCCTTGCCGTTGTCCGCCCGGCACGCCAGGACGTTGACGTTATGCCCGCGGGCTCTCATGCCCTTGGCCAGCCGGTAGCCGAACATGGCGGCTCCGTTGATGTGGGGCGGGTAGGTGTCCGCAGCAATCAGGATGGTCAGTGGTCGCTGGTTAGCGGGCGTGGTCACGTGGGGTGCTCCTGGTGGTCACGGTGCTGACAGCTGCTGCTGCCGGTACCGGATGGCCGCTGGCATATTGCGCCGGGCCTCAAAGTGAAAATCGGCTAATGGGACGCCCTGCCCGCAGCCTTCCGCGCTTCCTTCTTGCGCTTGGTGACCTCGGGATGGTGCCTGGAAAGGGCGATCACCCCCACGATAGCAAGGGATGCCGCCGTAGCCATGGCAATCGCCAACACGGCGTGGACGTCCGGACGCAGTTCGCCCAAGATGGCGATCCCGATGGCAATGCCCACAATGGGGTCAATCACAGTGAGTCCGGCGATCACGAGGTCAGGAGGGCCGCCCGAGTAGGCACTCTGGACGAACCAGGATCCCAGTCCGCCGGCTGCCGAGATGGCCACAACGGAGTACCACTGGACGTTCAGCAGGGCCTGCCCGTTCGGATCCAGCAGGTGCTTGCCGATGATCCGCGTGAGCACGGCAACAAAGCCGAAAAGAACGCCGGCGCCCAGGATGTAAACGAAGGCGCTCATCCGGTGTTTGAACATCACCGCCAACGTCCCGAAAATTCCCACCGCCAGAGCCAGGAGCAGCACGATGGTCAGTTCGTCATAGGAACTGACGTGATGGTTTTCCTGAGTAACGTTCACAGCCAAAAGGACGAAGAGCGCAGAACCTGTGACGCAGGCTGAAATGGCAACCACCGTGGCCCGGTTGATGCTCAGCCCCTGGTCTTTGGCGTTGACGATGGTGGTGATGACCAAGGCAATCGCGCCGATGGGCTGCACCACCGTGAGCGGTGCGGAGACCAGCGCGATGGCATTCATCACCATTCCGGCGCACAGCAGCAGGAGACCAAAAACCCAGCGCGGATTCCGCAGGAGCCGAAGGAATCCTTTGGAGCTCAACGCAAGTCCGCCGGTATCGGCTTTTACTGCGCTCCCCTGGCGCTGCGCGCCGAACGCCAGGAAAAAAGCGCCAAGCACCGCCAGAAGAACCGCCAGCCAGACCATCAGGCGGCTCCGCCGTCGTCGGCTGTCTGATTTCTGCCCTTCCTGAGAATGGCCCAGAAGTAGTTGTAGGCAGCGATCCAGTGGCCTATCAGGCCCAGACCCAGCACGATCCAGGCAACGAAAAAACAGACCTCCGCCAGCGGAATTGGCAGTTTGGAGAGCACCAGCAGCGGAGTGCCCAGCAGCAGCAGTCCCGTGCGGGTCTTCCCGATCCGGCTCACAGGCAAATCGGGATGGCTGCGGAAGAAGAAGAGCGACATCGCCAACAGGACGGCATCAGGCACCACAAGTGCGGCCAGGTACCACCACTGCACAACACCGGCAATCACCAGGGTGACGGCAACCGCTATCAGCGCCAGCCGGTCCGCTATCGGGTCCATGACACGGCCCAGCTTGGATGTCTGGTTAAAGCGGCGCGCCACGTAGCCGTCGATCCAGTCGGTGCCGCCCATAATTGCGAGCACCAGCACCCCGTACCCGTATTCCTCCCGGGCCAGCACCAGCCAGACGAACAGCGGAACGCCCAAAAACCTCAAAACGGTGAGGAAGTTGGGGACGGTGAAGATCAGATCGTGATCGATCTGCGGCTGGCCGGGCCGGGAACCGGCGCCGATGAATCTCATCCGGTCCCCCTTTCCGTTTCCGGCAACGTGTTTGGGCTCAGGGCAGTGCCTAACTCTTGAACAGTTTGCGCAACAGGACCAGCAGAACCGCAGTTGATGCTGCCAGGGCCAGCAGCGGTTTCCACCGCGCGTCCAGAGGCACCACTGTGGCCTGTGACGTGCCGCCCGACGCGGACGGGGAAGAGGCGCTGAAGGCGGCGAGCCTTTCTCCGGCCTTGTCCTTGCCGTCCATCAGGAGATCCTTGCCGCCCCTCAGACGGTCCTGGGCCGCTCCAAGCAGGGCCTGTGCCTGCGTTTTGACGTCGAGTTCCTGCCCGAGATTGTCCCGTACTCCGGTGAGGTGTTGGCGCCTCTGAACCAGTCGGCGGCGGAGTTCAGCCTCCGTGGGGGCCGGGACCTCATTGGACTTTGCCGCGGCCTTTTCCGCCCTTTCCGCCTTGGCCTTGGCTGCTGCCTCGGCTTTGGCCGCCTTTGCAGCCTTGGCTTGGGCTGTGCTGGGATCGAGGAGCGCGGCGTTGTAGGCCGAGCCCTCCTTGGCGATGCCGAGGTCATGCTTGAGTCCGCGGATGGTTTCCTCCGGCACCAGCGGCATGGCCTTCTTGAACTTGCGCAGGCCAATCAGGGCGCCTATCACAGCAA
This genomic interval from Micrococcaceae bacterium Sec5.7 contains the following:
- the rpsB gene encoding 30S ribosomal protein S2, with product MPVVTMRQLLDSGVHFGHQTRRWNPKMKRFIFTERNGIYIIDLQQSLSYIDRAFEFVKATVAHGGTVLFVGTKKQAQESIAEQATRVGQPYVNQRWLGGMLTNFQTVSKRIQRMKELEEIDFDDVAGSAYTKKELLLLRRELTKLETNLGGIRNLTKAPSVLWIVDTKKEHLAVDEAKKLNIPVVAILDTNCDPDEVDFPIPGNDDAIRSVNLLTRVVADAVAEGLIARNQRATGTTEAPEEPLAEWERELLEGSKSEDAPAAPAAEAAPVAEAPAADEAPVAEEAPAAAEAPLAEEAPAAAEAPVADAEK
- a CDS encoding M23 family metallopeptidase, with protein sequence MKVSALLSALLLATAAAAPTAHASSSMPQGSAALPAAAETTDARAPWSWPLSPRPEVLRPFDPPDKPWMSGHRGVDLWAAHDGAAVTAPESGTVSFVGVVVDRPVITIDHGNGLRSSFEPVHSSLTAGTVVARGQEIGTLIAGHCAVPACVHWGVRRGDEYVNPLQFVLDLRPSILLPLEAASGPD
- a CDS encoding acyl-CoA dehydrogenase family protein; protein product: MSKAAIDINSLPYADGDFFAFEQLLSQKEKDRLAEIRAFLAREVKPIAVDCWNRGEFPMDLIPKLAEIDLVSPVKRQGYSNLFAGLVHAEVTRADTSIATFMGVHDGLFTGSIEALASQEQQDAWLPDIYSLKKIGAFGLTEPLGGSDVAGGTRTTAQRDGNHWILNGAKRWIGNATFSDWVVIYARDLADNQVKGFLVDTKLAGFSATKIENKISLRTVQNADITLENVVVPDFFKLANANSFRDANKVLKVTRLAVAWQAVGQQLAAFDVARRYAVDRHQFGRPLASFQLVQSQLVQMLGNAVSSMGMMVRLSQLEDLGQAKDEQSALAKAFTTARMRESVAMGRSLLGGNGIVTDFEMAKIFSDAEAIYSYEGTHEVNTLVTGRAITGISAIV
- a CDS encoding glycosyltransferase, producing the protein MTTPANQRPLTILIAADTYPPHINGAAMFGYRLAKGMRARGHNVNVLACRADNGKAFTEFRSEATVHRLRSHGVFTHEYFRICFPWEIKKDISLLFDRIKPDVVHIQSHYMIGEQVLYEAVKRGIRVVATNHFMPENLNPFLPFPQWFKDIVGRISWKDMGKVMGQADVVTTPTPLAAKAMHQHAFLRKVLPLSNGIDASAYERRAGEVIDRHVKPTVMFAGRLAEEKHVDVLINAVARTPAELNVHLEIVGGGEVRPALEAQVACLGLQDRVRFLGLASDEDLREAYIKADLFCMPGTAELQSLVTLEAMSASTPVVLADAMALPHLVRDGENGYLFIPNDSNDLASKITRILQLPAADLAAMGEASRRMVEPHSIERTLQTFEDLYRGASYDDMVV
- a CDS encoding DMT family transporter; translated protein: MVWLAVLLAVLGAFFLAFGAQRQGSAVKADTGGLALSSKGFLRLLRNPRWVFGLLLLCAGMVMNAIALVSAPLTVVQPIGAIALVITTIVNAKDQGLSINRATVVAISACVTGSALFVLLAVNVTQENHHVSSYDELTIVLLLALAVGIFGTLAVMFKHRMSAFVYILGAGVLFGFVAVLTRIIGKHLLDPNGQALLNVQWYSVVAISAAGGLGSWFVQSAYSGGPPDLVIAGLTVIDPIVGIAIGIAILGELRPDVHAVLAIAMATAASLAIVGVIALSRHHPEVTKRKKEARKAAGRASH
- a CDS encoding CDP-alcohol phosphatidyltransferase family protein — protein: MRFIGAGSRPGQPQIDHDLIFTVPNFLTVLRFLGVPLFVWLVLAREEYGYGVLVLAIMGGTDWIDGYVARRFNQTSKLGRVMDPIADRLALIAVAVTLVIAGVVQWWYLAALVVPDAVLLAMSLFFFRSHPDLPVSRIGKTRTGLLLLGTPLLVLSKLPIPLAEVCFFVAWIVLGLGLIGHWIAAYNYFWAILRKGRNQTADDGGAA
- a CDS encoding phage holin family protein → MSGRHSGRISPGLRISALPKTLGLIFRLAPRQLNDEIALAKFEIKRKGIQLGVAAAFFAVALAFLAFLLIGLIVAAIMGLATVMPAWLAALLVCGVFLLIAVIGALIGLRKFKKAMPLVPEETIRGLKHDLGIAKEGSAYNAALLDPSTAQAKAAKAAKAEAAAKAKAERAEKAAAKSNEVPAPTEAELRRRLVQRRQHLTGVRDNLGQELDVKTQAQALLGAAQDRLRGGKDLLMDGKDKAGERLAAFSASSPSASGGTSQATVVPLDARWKPLLALAASTAVLLVLLRKLFKS